A single genomic interval of Anopheles marshallii chromosome 2, idAnoMarsDA_429_01, whole genome shotgun sequence harbors:
- the LOC128718230 gene encoding uncharacterized protein LOC128718230 codes for MKTLLLKRILLDERVQQIKEAPQALIATEYDGVKVSVNLQRVDDLWERYEQLQEQIVEKCATEDERKSTTVSNSLPRIDLKLPRMNLPTFDGDILKWASFHDLFDSAIHRNVSLQESQKLYFLKTNLSDEAAALISHFKIEDGNYEPALEKLKQRYNKPLEAAANQIDRFLNQTPMNRPSADGLRLLHDVSDEMIRALDALQQDSRDIWLIHILVSKLDSETKHLWCQKRAECNENKLTLVRFLKFIDDQSSVLLMAKRDCTKSRFEKEAPRSKGVALEQQSTPTM; via the exons ATGAAGACGCTATTATTGAAACGCATATTGTTAGACGAACGGGTGCAGCAGATAAAAGAAGCACCACAAGCACTAATAGCGACCGAGTACGACGGTGTGAAAGTGAGCGTCAACCTACAAAGGGTGGATGACCTCTGGGAGCGATATgagcagctgcaggagcagatCGTAGAAAAGTGTGCTACGGAAGATGAACGAA AATCGACTACTGTCAGCAACAGTCTTCCACGTATCGATTTAAAGCTGCCTCGAATGAACCTTCCGACGTTTGACGGAGATATACTGAAGTGGGCTTCATTTCATGATCTTTTCGACAGTGCGATTCATCGAAATGTATCGCTACAAGAAAGCCAGAAACTATACTTCCTCAAGACGAATTTATCAGATGAAGCAGCTGCATTGATATCACACTTTAAGATTGAAGATGGTAATTACGAGCCTGCTTTAGAAAAGCTGAAACAACGGTATAATAAGCCACTGGAAGCTGCTGCTAACCAAATCGATCGCTTCCTCAACCAGACGCCAATGAATAGACCATCCGCAGACGGCTTACGGCTGTTACATGATGTATCGGATGAGATGATACGCGCATTGGATGCATTGCAACAGGACAGTCGAGACATTTGGCTGATACACATACTAGTGAGCAAATTAGATTCGGAAACGAAGCACCTGTGGTGTCAAAAGCGAGCTGAGTGCAATGAGAATAAACTGACGCTAGTAAGATTTTTGAAATTCATCGATGATCAAAGCTCTGTTTTGTTAATGGCAAAAAGGGACTGTACTAAATCCCGATTTGAGAAGGAAGCACCAAGATCTAAGGGAGTAGCTCTTGAACAACAATCTACCCCGACGATGTGA